A region from the Mycolicibacterium litorale genome encodes:
- a CDS encoding NADH-quinone oxidoreductase subunit G, with protein MVELTIDGTAVSVPKGTLVIRAAELMGIQIPRFCDHPLLDPVGACRQCLVEVEGQRKPMASCTTTVSPDMVVRTQFSSEAADKAQRGVMELLLINHPLDCPVCDKGGECPLQNQAMSNGRAETRFTDVKRTFPKPINISSQVLLDRERCVLCARCTRFSQQIAGDPFIELLERGALQQVGIAPGEPFQSYFSGNTVQICPVGALTGTAYRFRARPFDLVSTPSVCEHCASGCAQRTDHRRGKVLRRLAGDDPQVNEEWNCDKGRWAFTFATVGDRITTPLIRDADGTQRPASWSEALAVAAAGLAAADGRAGVVVGGRATIEDAYAYAKFARMVLDTNDVDFRVRAHSAEEADFLAAHVAGRPMEVTYADLENAPAVLLAGFEPEEESPIVFLRLRKAVRKRGLQVLSVAPFASGGVTKLAGRLVTAAPGGEAAALDGLADEALLRLPGAVVLVGERLAVAPGGLSAAVRLAAATGARLAWIPRRAGERGAVEAGALPTLLPGGRPVSEPAARAQLAKAWHTDELPERPGRGTAAIFDAASSGALRALVLGGVDVTDLPDPDAALAALAAAPFVVSLELRDSDVSRAADVVFPVAPVAEKDGAFLDWEGRLRPFGPALRSNAIPDLRVLNFLADEMGVDLGLPDAQTAGAELARLGWWDGPRPALRHEATTPPQAGPGQAVLTGWRMLLDLGRLQDGEPHLAGTAPAAVVRLSEHTADAVGAGPGDPVTVSTARGAVTLPLTVTDMPDGVVWLPLNSPGSQVHRQLGVGIGAVVSIGRAAP; from the coding sequence ATGGTCGAGCTCACCATCGACGGCACAGCGGTCAGCGTGCCGAAGGGCACGTTGGTGATCCGGGCGGCCGAACTGATGGGCATCCAGATTCCCCGGTTCTGCGACCACCCGCTGCTCGACCCGGTGGGCGCCTGCCGCCAGTGCCTCGTCGAGGTGGAGGGCCAGCGCAAGCCGATGGCCTCGTGTACCACCACGGTGAGCCCCGACATGGTGGTGCGCACCCAGTTCAGTTCCGAGGCCGCCGACAAGGCGCAACGCGGCGTCATGGAACTGCTGCTGATCAACCATCCGCTCGACTGCCCGGTCTGCGACAAGGGTGGTGAATGCCCACTGCAGAACCAGGCCATGTCCAACGGCCGCGCCGAGACACGGTTCACCGACGTCAAACGCACCTTCCCGAAACCGATCAACATCAGCTCCCAGGTCCTGCTGGACCGGGAACGGTGCGTGCTGTGCGCGCGGTGCACCCGCTTCTCGCAGCAGATCGCCGGAGACCCGTTCATCGAGCTGCTGGAACGTGGTGCGCTGCAACAGGTCGGCATCGCCCCGGGTGAACCCTTCCAGTCCTACTTCTCCGGCAATACAGTGCAGATCTGCCCGGTCGGCGCGCTCACCGGGACGGCGTACCGGTTCCGCGCCCGGCCCTTCGACCTGGTGTCGACTCCGAGTGTCTGCGAGCACTGCGCCTCCGGGTGCGCGCAGCGCACCGACCACCGGCGCGGAAAGGTGTTACGCCGGTTGGCCGGTGACGATCCGCAGGTGAACGAGGAGTGGAACTGCGACAAGGGCCGCTGGGCGTTCACATTCGCGACCGTGGGTGACCGGATCACCACACCGCTGATCCGCGACGCCGACGGCACGCAGCGGCCGGCGTCCTGGTCGGAGGCCCTCGCCGTGGCCGCGGCCGGATTGGCCGCCGCCGACGGCCGGGCCGGTGTGGTGGTGGGCGGCCGCGCCACCATCGAAGACGCCTACGCGTACGCCAAATTCGCGCGGATGGTGCTCGACACCAACGACGTCGACTTCCGGGTACGGGCACACAGCGCCGAGGAGGCCGACTTCTTGGCCGCGCACGTGGCCGGCCGCCCCATGGAGGTCACCTACGCCGATCTGGAGAACGCCCCGGCGGTACTCCTCGCCGGATTCGAACCCGAAGAGGAATCGCCGATCGTGTTCCTGCGGCTACGCAAAGCCGTGCGCAAACGAGGTCTGCAGGTACTGTCCGTCGCGCCGTTCGCCAGCGGCGGCGTGACCAAACTGGCCGGCCGCCTGGTCACCGCGGCACCGGGCGGTGAGGCCGCCGCCCTCGACGGTTTGGCCGACGAGGCCCTGCTGCGGTTGCCCGGCGCGGTCGTGCTCGTCGGCGAACGGTTGGCTGTCGCACCGGGTGGGTTGAGCGCGGCGGTCCGGCTGGCCGCGGCGACGGGCGCCCGGTTGGCGTGGATCCCGCGCCGCGCCGGCGAACGCGGCGCCGTGGAAGCCGGCGCGCTGCCGACCCTGCTTCCCGGCGGACGTCCGGTCAGCGAGCCCGCGGCCCGCGCCCAGCTGGCGAAAGCCTGGCACACCGACGAGCTGCCGGAGAGGCCCGGCCGCGGGACCGCGGCGATCTTCGACGCGGCGAGCTCCGGTGCGCTGAGGGCGCTGGTGCTCGGCGGTGTCGACGTCACCGATCTGCCGGACCCGGACGCTGCGCTGGCCGCGTTGGCGGCGGCGCCGTTCGTGGTCAGCCTCGAACTCCGCGACAGCGACGTCAGCCGGGCCGCCGACGTGGTGTTCCCGGTGGCGCCGGTCGCCGAGAAGGATGGCGCATTCCTCGACTGGGAGGGCAGGTTGCGGCCCTTCGGGCCGGCGTTGCGCAGCAACGCCATCCCGGATCTGCGGGTGCTGAACTTCCTGGCCGACGAGATGGGCGTCGACCTGGGCCTTCCGGATGCGCAGACCGCCGGGGCGGAACTGGCCCGGCTGGGCTGGTGGGACGGACCCCGCCCGGCGCTGCGCCACGAGGCGACGACGCCCCCGCAGGCCGGTCCCGGGCAGGCGGTCCTGACCGGGTGGCGCATGCTGCTGGACCTCGGCCGGCTGCAGGACGGCGAACCACATCTGGCCGGTACGGCGCCCGCGGCCGTCGTGCGGTTGTCCGAACACACCGCCGACGCCGTCGGTGCGGGGCCCGGTGACCCCGTCACCGTCAGCACCGCCCGCGGTGCGGTCACGCTGCCCCTCACCGTCACCGACATGCCCGACGGCGTCGTCTGGTTGCCGCTGAACTCCCCCGGCTCGCAGGTCCACCGCCAGCTCGGGGTGGGCATCGGCGCCGTCGTATCGATCGGGCGGGCCGCACCGTGA